DNA sequence from the Chitinophaga flava genome:
CGTTAATACAAGACATTCTGAGATAAGCGTAGCAAAAAACTACGCTTATCTTTTTATTGGACATAAGTTTTGTCCATTCCGGAACGTTATTACATTCGCAGCTCGTTATCTATCAGACAATCTGCCAATACATCTCAATTTTTAAGTTTATAGTTTTATGATTAAAAGACTTTACCCTCTTTTAGGAGGAATCTTTTTATCCGTTACAGCAATGGCGCAGAGCTCGAATGACGCACTGCTCTACTCACCCAACCAACCCTTCGGGACAGCAAGAGCACAGGCATTGGGAGGCGCAGGCGTTGGTCTGGGCGGTGATTACTCTTCAGCACACACCAACCCTGCCGGTATCGGCATGTTCAAAACAGGCGAATTTCTGATATCTGCCGGTCTGGGGATTACCAATAACAACTCCACCTACCTGGGAAATGGTTCGATGGACAACAAAGGCAGCAAAACCAACTTCCAGATGCCCAGCATCGGTGTTATCTTTGCTACCAACAAACACACCGGTGACAACGTTTGGAACAACGTGACCTTTTCACTGGGCTATACCCGCCTGGCCAACTATAACAACAAAATTGCCATCGCGGGATATAATGACGTTTCTTCTTATACCGACACCTGGGTGGACCAGATGTGGAACGCTGATTCTACCGGTATCGTGAACGACTATCCGTTGGGTGGCAGTATCGGCTACCTCTCCGCTGTCATCGACCGCTACCGCCATTCAAACGGCATCGTAGACCCGATGAGCAACGCCTCTCCACAACGGCCTACCGGCGGACTCACCGCCATCCAGCAACGTGGTATCCTTGAAACACAAGGTGGCCTCAACGAATTTGCCTTCGCCGTTGCAGGCAACTATGGTAACCGTTTATACATCGGCGGTAGTATCAACGTACCGAGTGTCAACTACCGTGCAGACCTTACCGTAATGGAAGATGATGCTACCAATAACGGCGCGAACAAACCCAACAACGACTTTGCCTATTTCGACTACCATCAGTATCTGAAAAGGACTGGTCTGGGTATCGGCGCCAAACTGGGTATACTTTACAAGGCCTCTCCCCGCTTCAGATTAGGCGGCGCCTTCCACACACCCACCTTCTACAGCCTGCATGACAGCTATTCTGCTGACATCACCGCCAACACGGAAGGTTATCAAGGTGTACTGTCTGCCAATTCCGGCCAGGTAACCGGCGGCTATCCAGTAGACAATGACTATACTTATGTTACTCCATTGCGCGCAATGGCCGGTGTTACCTACTTCTTCGGTGATATCACCCATGTCAGCAATACACAGGGCTTCATCACCGCTGATTATGAATTCGTCAACCAATCATCCGGTAAATTCAAGATGAATAAATACCCTGATGATGAAAAAGCACTGAACGACAATATCAGCGCCCTGTACAAATCAGTGTCCAATATCAAAGTGGGCGCCGAACTGAAATTTGCTACCCTGTATGCAGTAAGAGCCGGTTTTGCCTACTACGGCAACCCTTACAGCAATGACAGCTACAATGCCAACGTAGACGCTTCCCGTAAAGTATACAGCGGCGGCCTCGGCTACCGTAACAAAGGCCTCTATGCAGACCTTACCTACAGCTATACGCAGGGTAATGACCGTTACCGCCTCTACACCAGCACCACGCCGGGTTTAACACCCAATGCCGCCCTGCTGGATTATACCCGTAGCAATGTGGTAATGACCGTCGGTCTTAAGTTCTAATAAAGGGAAATTGAAGTAAAGAATTATAATATCAGTATAAAAGCGAAGAAGCCATTGATGTAAAATCAATGGCTTCTTCGCTTTTATCTTTGTTTATCATAAAATATCAGCAATGATCGTCTCTATCATTGTTTCTGTAGGGTCGAACCACTGGTATTCCTTGTCTTTTCTGAACCAGGTCAGTTGCCTTTTGGCATACTGGCGGGTATGTGTTTTAATATCCTCTACGGCTTGTTCGAGGGATAGTTTGCCATCCAGGTAATCGAATATTTCCTGATAGCCTACTGTCCGGAGAGCATTGTGCTGGCGGTAGGGCAATACGCTTTTTACTTCTTCCACGAGTCCGGCAGCCATCATGAGATCTACCCTTTTATGGATATTTTCATGGAGCTTTTCTTTGGACGGTGTAAGTCCGATTTTAATGATGCGGAAGTCTCTTTGTGCTTTTACGGCCGTGCGGAAAGTGGTGATCGACTGTCCGGTGGCTTCCAGCACTTCCAGCGCCCTGATAAGGCGTTGGGGATTCTGCGTTTCGGCCGTGGCATAAAACTGCGGGTCCCGTTGGCGGAGTTGTTCCTGTAGCCAGGAGAGTCCGTGTTCTTCGTAGCGGGCATTCAGCATTTCCCGGATACCGGGTGGTATAGCGGGCATGTCGTCGATACCTTCGCAGAAAGCGCGTATATACAGTCCCGTGCCCCCACACATAATGGCCACATCATTTTTTTGGAAGATTTCTGCGGCATACTGCAGGGCCAGCTGTTCATAGATACCGGCATTCACTTCTTCACGGATGGAATGGGAATCGATAAAATAATGCGGCACTGCGGACAGCTCTTCCGGTGTAGGTTTGGCCGTGCCGATGCTGATTTCGCGGTAACACTGCCTTGAATCAGCAGATATTACCGATGTACCGAACAACTGCGCCAGTTTTATGGCCAGCGCTGTTTTGCCGGAAGCGGTGGGTCCTGCTATGATAATGACTGTCTTCAAAAAATACTAGTAGTTGTTTTCATCTTCACCGGCACCGAATTCATCGCCGCCGTCGCTGGCTTCTTCGCTTTCTTCTCCTTCTTCACCGAAGCCTTCTTCGTCCATACCTTCTTTATTGAGGTCATATTTTTCCTCCATTTCCACAAGTTTGTCGCCTACGAGGCCTTTGGTGCCGTATTGGCTGGGGGCCAGGCCTTCCTTGCGTACACAAACGGGATAGGTGAGTTTGGCGTTTTCATCTTTGGACACGCCTATCAGTTCTACCAGGAATGACCAGTTTTTGGCGAAGTCATAGAGGTAGATAAATTTCTGGTTGGGAGCCTTTACTGCGTCAGCGATAGTTGTTTCCGACATGAGCAGCGGTTCAACTTTACGGGGCTGTTTATCTTCCTGCAGAATAATTTCCCGGCCGCGTTGCCAGTTGTCGTTGCTGCGGAAAAAGGTAGCTCCATGTTTGGTGTCAAATTCAAAAGCCTGTAAAATGGCCGTATGTAAGGCTAAAAACGTCTGATTCGGCTTAATGGAAATGTCCCTGTAAACACTTTCATCTTCTTCCCAGTATACTCTGAATTTCAAAACCGGCATGACAATGTGGTTATAAGTTAGTTAAATATATTAATTCTCAACGCATCATCAAGGGCGCTGATGGTTAATTAATCGTTTATTATTTCCTGTTTCCCTAAATTACCAATTTTATTTAACTGGGGTAAGATCCAGGGCTTTTGCTTTTTCGAGCATAAAAGCGTAGGCAGCTTCGTAGGTGTTGGGGATTTCACCATCAAGGATAGCTTCCCGGATGGCGTTTTTCAGGTCACCCACAATCCGGCCGGGCTTCAATGCGAATATTTCCATGATCATTTCGCCGGTGACAGGAGGCTGCCAGTTGCGGATACGATCACTTTCCTCTACTTCTTTGAGTCTTTTACGGACCAGTTCAAAATTTTCGAGGTAGCGTTTTACTTTGGACCTGTTTTTAGAGGTGATATCGGCTTCGCACAGCATCATGAGTGATTCGATATCATCTCCGGCATCGAACAGTAGTCTGCGGATAGCCGAGTCGGTAATATTTTCCTTGGTGAGGCTGATCGGACGCAGGTGTAGTTCTACCAGTTTTTTCACCAGGCGCATTTTATCATGCAGGGGTAATTTAAACCGGGTAAAGATACGGGTCACCATTTTTCCGCCTACTGCATCGTGGCCGTGAAAGGTCCATCCGTGGCCTGGTTCAAATTTTTTGGTGGCTGGTTTGCCGATATCATGCAGGAGGGCAGCCCAGCGGAGCCAGAGATCGCGGGTATTAACCGCGATATTGTCTACCACCTGCAAGGTATGATAAAAGTTGTCTTTATGTCCTTTACCTTCATACATCTCCACCCCTATCATGTCCACCATCTGGGGGAAAATGATTTTGAGCAGGCCTGCTTTATAGAGCAGGTCGAGGCCCACAGAGGGTTTGGGGGACAGCATGATTTTATTGAATTCATCGGAGATCCTTTCCTGGGAGATAATACGGATACGTTCTGCATTTTCCCGGATGGCCGTGAAGGCTTCGTCGGTAATAGTAAACTGCAGTTGGGAGGCAAAACGGACAGCCCGCATCATACGCAGCGGATCGTCGCTGAATGTTTGTGCTGGTTCCAGGGGGGTACGGATGATTTTTTTGTCGAGATCTTCCAGCCCCTGGAATGGATCTATGAGGGAGCCGTAGTTATCTTCTTTCAGGCTGATGGCCAGTGCGTTGATGGTAAAATCGCGGCGGTTCTGGTCATCTTCCAGAGTACCGGCTGTCACTTCGGGGTTACGGGACTCCTGGCGATAGCTTTCTTTCCGGGCGCCTACAAATTCAATTTCCAGGTCATTCCATTTCACCTGGGCGGTGCCATAGGTTTTAAAGAAACTGACCGGAATATTATCACCGAGGGCCTCTGCCACTTTATGTGCCAGGGCGATACCATCGCCCACGCACACAATATCCATATCTTTTGTTCTTCTACCCAATAATTTATCGCGTACGAAGCCTCCGATCAGATAGGCAGGCGTACCCAGGTCATGGGCTGCCAGCGCAATCTTCTCCAACACTTTCCGTTCCTGCAGGGAGCAGGGAATGTCTAATGGCTTGCTGCTGATCATATTAAAAATTTATTCCTTTCGCTGAAATCAGGGCGCAAATGTAAGAAATAATGAGGTTTAATCCCGGATTATCGCGATCGATCCGTCTTTTCCTATGCGGATGATCCTGGAGGCCACGCCGAAAGCGGTTTCTTCCTGGCGGTATTTTACCACGTAATCCACTCCGTTGATAATTTCAGGCGAAATATCCTGAAAAGAACCGGGAGATGGCTGACCGCTGATATTGGCAGAAGTAGACACCATGGGTTTACGCAGCCTTTTGAGCAGGTGGCGGCAGAAGGTGTCTTTCACAATGCGGATAGCCACAGACTGATCTTCGCTGATTACATTGGGTGCCAGGCCCAGGGCGCCTTCATATATTACTGTCGTAGGCCGGTCGAAGCCGGCGATCACATCAGCCATGTCGGGTCTGGGATTGGAAACATAATGCAGCAGATCACGCACATCGGGTAGCAGTATGACCAGGCTTTTGCTTTCGCTGCGTTGTTTCAGGTCAAAGATTTTTTTTACGGCCGCTTCATTGGTAGCGTCGCAGCCTATTCCCCAGATTGTATCTGTAGGGTAAAGAATAAGGCCACCATTGCGTAGTACGGGCAAGGCGGCATTTATATCCTGTTCAAAATCCATTCGTATTCATTTATTTATTCAGGCTGTTGTACACCTTCATCATATCCGCTGCACATTTTTCCGGTGTAAACAGGCGGGCATGTTCCAAGCCTTTGCGGCGCATATCTTCCACCAGTGAAGGTTCTGCCAGTACCCGGCGCATGGCCGTGGCAATATCGGCACTACTGAGTGGATCAACATACAGGGCAGCATCTCCACCAGTTTCCCCAAAACAGGAGCCATGGGAAGTGATGACTGGTGTACCACTCCAGAGTGCTTCCAGGATGGGGATACCGAAACCTTCAAAGAGAGAAGGATATAACAACGCTTCAGCTCCCTGGTACAGCAAAGGTAATACACTGTTGGGCAAACGCTCCTGTTCATTGAGCCATATCACCTGTTGAGAGAGTCCGTTAGCATGCACGTATTCTTTTACCTTTTTCTTATAACCACTGCCGTTGCCCAGTATCACAAGGGGTATATCGACTGATCCTTTCAGTGTATTCATGGCCGTTACAATACCAAGCAGATTTTTCCGCTCGATCACGGAGCCAACGTAGAGGAAATATTGCGCAGGCAGCTGATAGCGGGTACGGAAAGCCTGGATATCTGTTTGGGTATGGGGTACCGCAAAAGCAGGATCACAGCTCTGGTACACGACCGCTATTTTTTCCGGGTCTGTATGGTAATAGGTGATCAGGTCCTGTCGGGTCTGTTCGCTGATGGCTACCACCTTGTCGGCCTGATCACAGGCATAGCGCGCTTTGCGCCGGTAGGTGAACACATCTATCGGGTTGTACTGTGCAGGATACCTTTCAAAAATCAGGTCGTGCATAGTAACGACGGACTTCACACCACTGCCGGGGATACCGAAAGGTATTTCATGGCTGAGGCCATGGTAGAGGTCTATTCCATGACGTTGCAGATCTTTTACGACATAACGGCTGCGCCATGCCGACTTAAACCAGCGGTGCCAGGTTTTTTCAGGTAATATCACCGGAAGGCCCGGTGCTTTGTACATATCCGTTTTTTTGGGAGCGAACAGGTAGTACTGGTGCTCCGGGAAACCAGCAGCCAGGGAAGAGATAAGGGTACGGCTATAATTTCCTAACCCTGTATCGTTCTGGAAGGCTCGCTTGGCATCAAAACCAATCTTCATATGTTGCGAAAATACGAAGTCCGGCGAAAGAAATTCGTAATTCGCTATTTCATTTATTAGATATTACTTTTGCAAAAAAAGCGCAAATGGATTTACAACAACAAATACTGGCTGCCTGGGCTGATCGCAGCCTTTTACAGGAAACGCAGTACGCTGATGCTGTTAAAGCAGTGATTGAAGCAGTAGATAAAGGGAAACTGAGAGTGGCTATGCCCACAGAAAATGGCTGGGTAGTGAATGAGTGGGTAAAACAGGCTATCCTGATGTATTTCACCATTCAACCGATGGAAACGATGACGCTTCCTCCTTTCGAGTTTTATGATAAGATGAAGCTGAAGACCAACTATAAAGATTTGGGTGTACGTGTTGTTCCGCATGCGATTGCCCGTTATGGTGCTTTTATTGCCAAAGGTTGTATTCTGATGCCTTCATATGTTAACATCGGTGCTTATGTAGACGAAGGTACGATGGTAGACACCTGGGCAACGGTAGGCTCCTGCGCACAGATCGGTAAAAACGTGCACCTGAGCGGTGGCGTGGGTATCGGCGGCGTACTGGAACCACTGCAGGCCAGCCCTGTGATCATCGAAGACGGCTGTTTTGTGGGCTCCCGCTGCATCGTAGTAGAAGGTGTACACGTAGAGAAAGAAGCTGTACTGGGTGCTAACGTAGTGCTGACACAGTCTACCAAAATCATTGATGTGAGCGGTAGCGAGCCTATTGAATACAAAGGCCGTGTACCAGCCCGCAGCGTGGTGATCCCAGGTACCTACACCAAAAAATTCCCTGCCGGCGAATACCAGGTGTCCTGCGCACTGATCATTGGTCAGCGTAAAGCATCTACCGACCTGAAAACAAGTCTGAATGACACCCTGCGTGAGTTTAACGTAGCGGTATAATCATACGTAACAGCAATAAAACAGCGGGTTTCTTCTGTTTTATTGCTGTTCTTCAAAAATAAATTTGGCTGATATTCAAAAAAGCCTACCTTTGCAATCCCTTTTAAGAGGGAGAGCAGCCCAGATGGCGAAATTGGTAGACGCACTGTGTTCAGGTCGCAGCGCTCGCAAGGGTGTGCTGGTTCGAATCCAGTTCTGGGCACTAGAAAAGGTCGGATGAAAATCCGGCCTTTCTTTTTTTATGTACTTCCCATTTTTTCATTGGTTGGTAATTAGTTCCGGTATTGAGTCAGGTTCAATAATCAAATCATTCTGATCACACACACCTCTCCCACTTCCTCAATGCCCATCTCACCAACGGCACTCCTTCTCATCTACTACAAGAACAAGTTTGTCTATTGTTGTTTCTTTTTCATTCAGATAACCTACAGGAAATTATTGCTCTCCATTTTTGAGTGACACCATCTTTATGGCTACCTTTTTACACCGTCATTACCATAGCTTCTGCTTTCAAAAAAATATCTATTTTTTGAAAGCAACTCATTGTTGACTTTAGCTCAGCCGAAGTATCTTCTGTGAACCGAACAGTTATTTTTATCTAAACATTTTATTCTCAGGGAGCAATTAAAGATATTGGAAGCTTGTTTAGTTAACCAATACACGTGCGCTGTTGCGCTGCCAAAAAATCTCTCTCTATTTTGATTGAACCCCATTCTTCTTTATTCAAATGAAAAGCAATTGGACACAGTTCCTACCTGCGAAAAGGTACTTACACGGGATGAATTTTTTCCCACATGCATTAAACTTTTATTTTATAGCTCAGTCTACTTTTTCATGTAATCTGTTTTACTACTAAACCATAAGCAACATGAAAGCACTTTTGATTTTAGCTACTGCCACTTTAGGAATTGGTGCTACTGCACAAGCACAGAATGCTCACCGCTTAATGCACGATGCACATGATATCAAACATGATCGTCATGATATCCATAAAGATGTTAAAGAAATCCGTGGTGAGAAAAAAGACATCGCAAAAGATAAGGCTGATCTGAACAAAGACCGCAAAGATGCTACTAAAGACAGGACAGACCTGAACAAAGACAACAAAGACATCGCCCACGATAAAGCAGAGATCAGACAGGAACGCACTGAACAGAATGCTGACGTGAAAAAAGGCGACTATAAAGATGCATGGAAAGAGCAAAAAGACATTAATGCAGAAAGGAAAGATATCAACAAAGACAGGGCTGATCGTAATGCCGACTTCAAAGACCTGAAGAAAGACCGCAAAGACATCAACAGCGATAAACGCGACCTGGGTAAAGACAGACAACAACTGAAACACGAACGTAAAGACCTGCAACAGGATAAAAAAGACCTGAACAAAGATAAGCAGCAGCTCATCAAGGATGCAAGTTCTAACTAATACCAGGCATTAAAATCACTACCATAAAAACGTTCGCTAAAATGTGAACGTTTTTTGTTGTTTTAGTCGGTCTCGTCAAGAACAGGTTCGATAATATTCCACCAGCGAGTACCAAAGGCTTGTAAGTTTAACTTGCTAGCCTTTTTTTATTTTGCCAAACAAGGTGTGGGGTGAGAAAAAGAGATTAAGTACCTGAGGGCAAGTAAGTAAAAAACAATTGATCCGCCATTCAGTTGGGGATTAGCAGTATTTTTCTATTTTTGAAAAAATGTTATTTACTGACCACCAAATACAGCCAACATGTTATGCAAAAATTGTTTGTGGATATCCTTATTCTTGCTGCACGTTTCTGCAGTTTTAGCTCAATCTCAAAACACATGGAAAACTTCGTCTCCCGAAGAGCAGGGAATGAGTTCATTATTGCTTGCAAATGCCATAAAGCAGATTAAGCATGACGGCACCAATATTCACAGTCTCTTAGTCATCAAAAACAATCATCTTGTTCTTGACGCTTCTTTCTACCCATTCAAAAGCACCTACGCGCATGATCTCGCGTCGGTCACTAAAAGTATTACATCATTGTTGATCGGTATAGCAATAGATAAGAAATTTATCAGCAGCGAAAATGAACCGATTGTAAATTTTTTTCCAGAATACAAAATCAACAATGACACGCTGAAATCCGTAAGAATAAAGGATCTACTCAATATGTCTTCTGGTTTTCAATGCAGCTGGGATGACGGGGAAAGGGAGTTAGGCGAAATGAGAAAAACCACAGACTGGGTTAAATTTATGTTGACATTGCGATTTGCAAATAATCCTGATGCGCAATTCTCTTATTGCAGTGGTAATTTTTATTTGCTCGCAGAAATTCTGCAAAGGGCTACCAAAATGAGCTGTCATGGATTTGCCCAAAAATATCTTTTTAAACCACTGGATTTTGGAGCATCTTACTGGCTTACCAATTACAAAGGAGTTAATCACGGCTGGGGCGATCTGCACATTTCCATTTACGACTTTGCAAAAATTGGCTGTCTTATTTTGAATGGAGGGGAATGGAACGGCAAACAGATTATTTCAAAGCAGTGGCTTAACAAAATACAGCCGTTGCACAAGATCCAAAAGACAGAGTTTTACGGGTATGGCTGGTGGCTGGATAGTGAAAGCCCTGACCTAGTGCAGGCGATAGGCAGAGGCGGGCAACGCTTATTTATTTTTAAAACCAGAAACATGGTGATAGCCACAGACGGAGGCGGCGGATATGACAGCGGAAAGCTAGACGACATTGTTTTGCAGGCTATTGAGAAATATGATAAAAATGAAAACAACTATGCATTGTTGCAAAAGACAACTAAAAATATTTCCTTACCTGATACATCAACCACAACACCGGAGGCTTTCCCCCAAAATGGATTAAACAAGACTTTTTTGCTCGACAATAATGAGATGGGTTTGCGGAGCATGCGTTTTGAGAAGAGAAAAACCGGCTATTATATGACAGTTCGTTTTGCAGACAGTTCTGTAGAAGACAATCCGATCGGAATGAATAATCAATATAAAATCTCTAAGGAACATACTTTCGGACTACCTATGGCCACTAAAGGGAAATGGGCAAATGACACCCTCTTTATTGATTACAACAGGCTATGCAGGATTGAGAACTATAAGTTTTCCATCATTTTTAAAGAAAATGACGCTATGGAAATCAGGCTGACGGAAGCTTCAAAGGACATCAACCAAATTATACGTGCAAAGAAAATGTAGCTCCTCAACTGATGCCGCCAGCTTACTACAGGTATCCAGATATTTTCTAACATACAAAATAAAAAGACCGGTCTGTGACCGGTCTTTTTATTTGCTAATACAGGTAGTCTACTCTACCCAATAGGTTAATGCTACCACAATGTAGCCATCGGGGCCTACATTTCCGCTGCCAAGTGTTACTGTTTTGGAAACAGCACCGTCCCAGTAACCGTTGTATGCACCAAAGGTGTAGGTACCGGCAGGGAGGTTTTCAAACTTGTCTTCATCTTCCTGTCCACCCGGATAAAAATACTCACCGGTTACCACATTCTGCGCCCAGTAGCCGCGCAGACCGGTACCACCTGTAACAGGCGCTCCGTGAACATCCACCAGGGTTATCCGGGCATTAAATGTTGTAGAGATCTTGTTGGCAGATTCATCTGCAATGGAAGATGGATTTACTGTTTTTTCCTTAGCGGAAGCGGCATTGCTTTGTACAAAAAATAAAGCTGACAGGAAACTTAAAACAACTGTTTTTCTCATGGGTTAAAATTGTAAAATTCAGGTTTTCAAATATGTATTTAAGATAGCTGTTTTTTCCGGAATACAACGTTATTTTATTATGAAACAATCCTGACATTACCCTGGGGAAAATCCAGCGAGTATTAAAAATTCTGCTGTATGAATGATGACATCTCCGGCACTACCCTTCCCTGAATTGCGTTGGCGTAATGCCAGCCTGGGCTTTAAAGAAATTGGAAAAATACGCATGATCAACAAAGCCTAGTTCAAATGCAATTTCTTTTATAGAGAGATCTGTTGTTTGAAGCAGCCGCTTTGCTTCCAGCAGTACACGCTGTTGTATCAACTTGGTTGCTGATACATGAAGATGGCTTTTACAAAGAATATTCAAATAGTTTGCAGAGATGTGCAGCTTTGAAGCATAGAATCCAACCAGCTTTTCCTGTTTGTAAAATTTATCAATCAGCATATTGAATTTCGCTAGCCTCGGATTAGACTGGAACACTTTCAAATCAGTAAAAAGACTCTCTGCTTCCTTACTTACAATCGCTGCAATAACAGCAGCCCTAGCGCTGATAATCTCCTGTACTGAGTTTGGCGAATTAAGTTCATCTCTGATCGCATCAAATTCATACTTCAGCAATTTAAAATTATCGTTAGTCAGCGGAATCACCGGATGATTCATATAATTCGAAAACGAAAAACGGAAGAATGATGCGAAGCGCTCGAAAAAATTCTGCTGTATCATCAGCTGATAACCTGTTGTATCAGGCTTGATACTCCAGGTATGTACCTGTCCGGGAAACAATACATGGATTTGTTTATTCCCGATTGGATAGTCGTGGAAGTCGATATTATGAACCCCTTTTGCTGATTCGAACAGATTGATGATAAAAAAGTCATGCTTATGGGGCTTGTCGATATGCCGCTCACCATGCAGTTCGTTGAAGAGGAATTCCTCCCTGCCAGCCAGCTGGCCTTTCCTGAATTCCTGGAGCCCTAAAACAGGAATATAGCCTGTATCATCATAAATCTTCATATCAGCAAATTAAGTTGGGAGTTCAACTTCTAAAATATGAAAATTTATGGCAAAAAAAATGGATTGGCTCTGAAAACACTCAAGGCCAATCCATTTGAATAATAAGATAATCCCGCTACTTTTTAGGTTCAGCGTGGGTTGTTGGTGTATGGATAATATCGAAGTATACCGTTTTATCGTTGGCGTTAGGGTAAATACGGTAGGTAAACTCCTGTTTAGTCAAAACGGTAATATCAACTACACGGGTGAACAGCACTGCACCGGCATCGTTTTTAGCAACGACTGTACGGGTTTTTCCATCAGCGGAAACTGTCCAGTCGCCGTGCATTTTTGGTGAATTGTCCAGGTTGTACATGGTGAATGTACCGTCTGCTTTGAAATAAGCGAAGCCCACAAAGTTAGATACGTTTGCATCGGTCAAAACAACGTTTTCACCTTTGTTATTTTTTGCGTTTGTAGTTTCCCAAGGGGTGCTGGCAAGCGTTTCACTTGGTGTGAGTTGTTTCGGTTCAGGATCTTTATCTTTGTCTTTGCTACAGCTAAAGAAAAAGGCGCTACATACCGCCAACAAAAGAACTGTGGTTACTTTTTTCAGATTCTTCATATAATGAAATTTTTAAGCACTACAAAGGTATCTGCCCCATATAACCAACCTTTGCGTTTTTCATCCCAAAGCTTGAAAAATTTATAACGGGGCAGATAAACGTACTTTTATCAGAATACAATATTTCCTTTATGCACCAGCGATTTAACCGGTGAAACCCTTACCACTACTTCAGCAGAGCAGGATGCTTCCAGGAATACCAGATCTGCGTCATTGCCAGCCTTAGGCCATTGCTGGTTTCCTTTATCATCCAACGGAAGTACATACCTGGTAGCAAAGCCCAGTGTTCTTGAAAGCGCCCATTCAGAACTATAGCCATACAGGCCCGCGATGAGTTTCGTTTTTTGAAGCATGTGGCCGGGTCCGAAAGTATTCCAGTGATCCTGGATATTATCGTTACCCACCAGTACTTCCACACCATGTTTTCTCAGCAATGGTATTGGCATAATGGTATCACCGAAAGGCACAGAGGAAACAATACCCACACCTGCTTCAGCCAGGCGTGCAGCCATGCGCTCCGTTTCCAAAGCAGAAAGATGGCCCAGTGTGAAAGCGTGGCTTACAAAGGTTTTGCCACGAAGTGCAGGGTTTTCATTTGCCTTGTTAATCAGGTATTCGATTGTCTTCACGCCGGTTTCCCCTACTTCATGCAGATGGATATCAATCCCCTTATTGTTATCGATGGCCAGTTGCGTGATCAGGTCCATCGGTTTTTCTATACTTCCATCAATGGAATAGGGATCTACC
Encoded proteins:
- a CDS encoding OmpP1/FadL family transporter, which codes for MAQSSNDALLYSPNQPFGTARAQALGGAGVGLGGDYSSAHTNPAGIGMFKTGEFLISAGLGITNNNSTYLGNGSMDNKGSKTNFQMPSIGVIFATNKHTGDNVWNNVTFSLGYTRLANYNNKIAIAGYNDVSSYTDTWVDQMWNADSTGIVNDYPLGGSIGYLSAVIDRYRHSNGIVDPMSNASPQRPTGGLTAIQQRGILETQGGLNEFAFAVAGNYGNRLYIGGSINVPSVNYRADLTVMEDDATNNGANKPNNDFAYFDYHQYLKRTGLGIGAKLGILYKASPRFRLGGAFHTPTFYSLHDSYSADITANTEGYQGVLSANSGQVTGGYPVDNDYTYVTPLRAMAGVTYFFGDITHVSNTQGFITADYEFVNQSSGKFKMNKYPDDEKALNDNISALYKSVSNIKVGAELKFATLYAVRAGFAYYGNPYSNDSYNANVDASRKVYSGGLGYRNKGLYADLTYSYTQGNDRYRLYTSTTPGLTPNAALLDYTRSNVVMTVGLKF
- the miaA gene encoding tRNA (adenosine(37)-N6)-dimethylallyltransferase MiaA is translated as MKTVIIIAGPTASGKTALAIKLAQLFGTSVISADSRQCYREISIGTAKPTPEELSAVPHYFIDSHSIREEVNAGIYEQLALQYAAEIFQKNDVAIMCGGTGLYIRAFCEGIDDMPAIPPGIREMLNARYEEHGLSWLQEQLRQRDPQFYATAETQNPQRLIRALEVLEATGQSITTFRTAVKAQRDFRIIKIGLTPSKEKLHENIHKRVDLMMAAGLVEEVKSVLPYRQHNALRTVGYQEIFDYLDGKLSLEQAVEDIKTHTRQYAKRQLTWFRKDKEYQWFDPTETMIETIIADIL
- a CDS encoding IS1096 element passenger TnpR family protein, which produces MPVLKFRVYWEEDESVYRDISIKPNQTFLALHTAILQAFEFDTKHGATFFRSNDNWQRGREIILQEDKQPRKVEPLLMSETTIADAVKAPNQKFIYLYDFAKNWSFLVELIGVSKDENAKLTYPVCVRKEGLAPSQYGTKGLVGDKLVEMEEKYDLNKEGMDEEGFGEEGEESEEASDGGDEFGAGEDENNY
- a CDS encoding CCA tRNA nucleotidyltransferase, with product MISSKPLDIPCSLQERKVLEKIALAAHDLGTPAYLIGGFVRDKLLGRRTKDMDIVCVGDGIALAHKVAEALGDNIPVSFFKTYGTAQVKWNDLEIEFVGARKESYRQESRNPEVTAGTLEDDQNRRDFTINALAISLKEDNYGSLIDPFQGLEDLDKKIIRTPLEPAQTFSDDPLRMMRAVRFASQLQFTITDEAFTAIRENAERIRIISQERISDEFNKIMLSPKPSVGLDLLYKAGLLKIIFPQMVDMIGVEMYEGKGHKDNFYHTLQVVDNIAVNTRDLWLRWAALLHDIGKPATKKFEPGHGWTFHGHDAVGGKMVTRIFTRFKLPLHDKMRLVKKLVELHLRPISLTKENITDSAIRRLLFDAGDDIESLMMLCEADITSKNRSKVKRYLENFELVRKRLKEVEESDRIRNWQPPVTGEMIMEIFALKPGRIVGDLKNAIREAILDGEIPNTYEAAYAFMLEKAKALDLTPVK
- a CDS encoding L-threonylcarbamoyladenylate synthase, which encodes MDFEQDINAALPVLRNGGLILYPTDTIWGIGCDATNEAAVKKIFDLKQRSESKSLVILLPDVRDLLHYVSNPRPDMADVIAGFDRPTTVIYEGALGLAPNVISEDQSVAIRIVKDTFCRHLLKRLRKPMVSTSANISGQPSPGSFQDISPEIINGVDYVVKYRQEETAFGVASRIIRIGKDGSIAIIRD
- a CDS encoding glycosyltransferase family 4 protein, with the protein product MKIGFDAKRAFQNDTGLGNYSRTLISSLAAGFPEHQYYLFAPKKTDMYKAPGLPVILPEKTWHRWFKSAWRSRYVVKDLQRHGIDLYHGLSHEIPFGIPGSGVKSVVTMHDLIFERYPAQYNPIDVFTYRRKARYACDQADKVVAISEQTRQDLITYYHTDPEKIAVVYQSCDPAFAVPHTQTDIQAFRTRYQLPAQYFLYVGSVIERKNLLGIVTAMNTLKGSVDIPLVILGNGSGYKKKVKEYVHANGLSQQVIWLNEQERLPNSVLPLLYQGAEALLYPSLFEGFGIPILEALWSGTPVITSHGSCFGETGGDAALYVDPLSSADIATAMRRVLAEPSLVEDMRRKGLEHARLFTPEKCAADMMKVYNSLNK